Proteins encoded within one genomic window of Acidobacteriota bacterium:
- a CDS encoding 5'-deoxyadenosine deaminase: MAARTVIQGATVITLDAHNRIFTGDVVIEQGRLAAFDTPLSAPFNAATDEVIDGRGRVLLPGFVQTHIHLCQTLFRGAADDLALIDWLKQRVWPMEAAHTPASLHASAQLGIAELMRGGTTCALTMETVNHTEAVFDAAAAAGFRATIGKCMMDFGEDVPAALHEETDASLAESLRLLERWHGQADGRIRYCFAPRFAVSCTRGLLEKVAETARARGVLVHTHASENRDEIALVERLSGQRNIAYLNEVGLANARTVLAHCVWVDAAELDILQTTGTHVAHCPSSNLKLASGIAPVTEMLRRGISVSLGADGAPCNNRLDMFTEMRTAALLQKVQHGPRALPALTALRMATIDGARALGLQAEIGSLEIGKRADLQLLKLDQLHTTPQPDPVSTIVYAAETSAVETVLIDGRIVVRAGTLTMLHEQAVIETAQRQAQSLSQALEHRETL; the protein is encoded by the coding sequence ATGGCTGCAAGGACTGTCATTCAAGGCGCAACCGTCATCACGCTCGATGCGCACAACCGCATCTTCACAGGCGATGTAGTGATTGAACAGGGCAGGCTCGCCGCTTTTGATACGCCGCTCTCCGCGCCGTTCAACGCCGCCACAGATGAAGTGATTGACGGGCGGGGCCGCGTCTTGCTGCCCGGCTTTGTGCAAACGCACATACACCTTTGCCAAACGTTATTTCGCGGCGCGGCGGATGACCTGGCGTTGATTGACTGGCTCAAACAACGTGTTTGGCCTATGGAAGCGGCGCACACGCCCGCCTCGCTGCACGCTTCGGCGCAACTGGGCATTGCCGAATTGATGCGCGGCGGCACGACCTGCGCGCTGACGATGGAAACGGTCAATCACACCGAAGCCGTGTTTGACGCCGCCGCCGCCGCCGGTTTCCGCGCCACCATCGGCAAATGCATGATGGATTTCGGTGAGGATGTGCCCGCCGCTTTGCACGAAGAGACCGACGCTTCGTTGGCTGAATCCTTGCGCTTGCTGGAACGCTGGCACGGGCAGGCGGACGGGCGCATTCGCTATTGTTTTGCGCCGCGTTTCGCCGTCAGTTGCACACGCGGCTTGCTGGAAAAAGTAGCTGAAACCGCGCGCGCACGCGGCGTATTGGTGCACACGCACGCTTCAGAAAATCGCGACGAGATTGCCTTGGTCGAACGCCTCAGCGGTCAGCGCAACATCGCCTATCTCAACGAAGTCGGTCTCGCCAATGCGCGCACTGTGCTGGCGCATTGCGTTTGGGTGGACGCCGCCGAACTCGACATCCTGCAAACCACAGGCACGCACGTCGCGCATTGCCCGTCTTCCAATCTCAAACTCGCCTCGGGCATTGCGCCCGTGACCGAAATGTTGCGGCGCGGCATCTCGGTTTCGCTCGGTGCCGACGGCGCGCCCTGCAACAACCGGCTGGATATGTTCACCGAAATGCGCACGGCGGCGCTCTTGCAAAAAGTTCAGCACGGGCCGCGCGCGCTGCCTGCTTTGACCGCGCTGCGCATGGCGACGATTGACGGCGCGCGCGCCTTGGGCTTGCAAGCGGAAATCGGCAGCCTCGAAATTGGCAAACGCGCCGATTTGCAATTGCTCAAGCTCGATCAATTGCACACGACGCCGCAACCTGATCCGGTTTCCACGATTGTCTATGCAGCGGAAACGAGCGCGGTCGAAACGGTTTTGATTGATGGGCGAATTGTCGTGCGCGCGGGAACGCTCACGATGTTGCATGAACAAGCTGTGATCGAAACGGCGCAGCGCCAAGCGCAGTCGCTGTCGCAAGCGCTGGAACACCGCGAAACCCTTTGA
- a CDS encoding histidinol phosphate phosphatase produces MPNINDLLSLYSTLNELSRKAGAIAKRYYNSPAQFEVEHKADNSPVTKADREIETFLRDELTKRFPDHSIYGEEYGETARSSAYRWIIDPIDGTKSFVMRTPLFGTMIALERDGELLLGSIYLPIQDQHLIGSAETGTFLNGAPCRVSDTPTLSQAKVILTDPMTLLESDEVATVCRQARLVRAHGDCYGYFLVATGRADVMIEPGALAYYDVAPMPPILRGAGGVFSTLKGDLDFASGQGLAANPQLHAEILQLLN; encoded by the coding sequence ATGCCCAATATCAACGATTTACTTTCTCTCTACTCAACGCTGAACGAGTTGAGCCGCAAGGCCGGCGCGATTGCCAAGCGCTATTACAATTCGCCCGCGCAATTCGAGGTCGAACACAAGGCTGATAACAGCCCCGTCACCAAGGCCGACCGCGAGATCGAAACCTTTCTGCGCGACGAATTGACCAAACGCTTCCCCGACCATTCGATCTATGGCGAAGAGTATGGCGAGACGGCCCGGTCGAGCGCCTATCGCTGGATCATTGATCCGATTGACGGCACCAAATCCTTTGTGATGCGCACGCCCCTGTTCGGTACGATGATTGCGCTCGAACGCGACGGCGAGTTATTGCTCGGCTCGATTTACTTGCCGATTCAAGATCAACATCTGATTGGTTCCGCAGAAACGGGCACCTTTCTAAACGGCGCGCCGTGCCGCGTTTCAGACACCCCGACATTGAGCCAGGCCAAAGTGATCCTGACTGACCCAATGACGTTGCTGGAATCAGACGAGGTCGCCACAGTTTGCCGCCAGGCGCGGTTGGTGCGCGCACACGGCGATTGTTACGGGTACTTTCTGGTGGCGACGGGCCGCGCCGATGTAATGATCGAACCGGGCGCACTGGCCTATTACGATGTCGCGCCGATGCCGCCGATTTTGCGCGGTGCGGGTGGCGTCTTTTCGACGCTCAAAGGCGATTTGGATTTTGCCAGCGGGCAAGGGCTGGCGGCGAATCCGCAATTGCACGCCGAGATTTTGCAATTGTTGAATTGA
- a CDS encoding sigma-70 family RNA polymerase sigma factor, whose translation MTDNELVAASIRGDETAFAELFERHRQLVARLGYRFFSRREQVEDVMQESFTKAYFALGDYQGSHEASFAAWLTRITVHTCYDELRRQRRRSENELGDLSDDEAAYLHEKLRDQSTAGNVEGNAITRDLANKLLHRLRPEDRLLLTLVNLEEKSVAEIADLMGWTSAKVKMRAHRARESLRRVLHKFV comes from the coding sequence ATGACGGATAACGAACTGGTCGCGGCGTCTATCCGAGGCGACGAAACAGCTTTTGCGGAACTCTTCGAGCGGCATCGCCAACTGGTGGCGAGGCTGGGCTATCGTTTTTTCTCGCGCCGCGAGCAGGTCGAAGACGTGATGCAAGAAAGTTTCACCAAGGCCTATTTCGCGCTTGGTGATTACCAGGGCAGCCACGAAGCGTCGTTTGCGGCCTGGCTGACACGCATCACGGTGCATACCTGTTACGATGAATTGCGGCGGCAACGGCGGCGGTCTGAAAATGAATTGGGCGATCTGAGCGATGACGAAGCGGCTTACCTGCATGAGAAGCTGCGCGATCAAAGCACGGCTGGCAATGTCGAAGGCAACGCCATCACGCGCGATCTGGCGAACAAACTGTTGCATCGCTTACGCCCAGAAGACCGATTGTTGCTCACACTGGTCAACCTGGAGGAGAAATCGGTGGCGGAAATTGCCGATCTGATGGGTTGGACTTCCGCCAAAGTTAAAATGCGCGCCCACCGTGCGCGAGAATCCTTGCGGCGCGTGTTACACAAATTTGTTTAA
- a CDS encoding NAD-dependent epimerase/dehydratase family protein, which produces MRAFVTGATGFVGGNLVRALLADGVQVRALVRPNSDQRNLAGLPVELVSGDLDSQANLTEQVAGCEVIFHVAALYSLWMRDAAAIYRANVTGTGNLLAAARQAGIKRFIHTSSVAAIGVPAPGTLGTEATRTTLAELVSDYKKSKYLAEQAALKAARTGLDVVIVNPSTPIGAHDVKPTPTGEIVLRFLQDRMPAYVHTGLNLIDVEDVARGHILAWQKGRTGERYILGNQNLTLKEMLQRLAVITGKSAPRFAVPHFLPLAVAFVDEMILARYFGKTPQVSFYSVQMSRKAMYYDAAKAVRELGLPQQPIERALEKAVRWFEANGYV; this is translated from the coding sequence ATGCGAGCTTTCGTCACAGGGGCGACAGGGTTTGTCGGCGGAAATTTGGTGCGGGCCTTGTTAGCGGATGGCGTTCAGGTGCGCGCGCTGGTGCGCCCTAACAGCGATCAACGGAATCTGGCCGGGTTGCCGGTGGAATTGGTCAGTGGTGATTTAGACTCCCAAGCGAATTTGACCGAACAAGTTGCGGGCTGCGAGGTGATTTTTCACGTCGCAGCCCTTTACTCTTTATGGATGCGTGATGCCGCCGCCATTTATCGCGCCAATGTGACCGGCACTGGAAATCTGCTGGCGGCGGCCCGGCAAGCCGGAATCAAACGCTTCATCCATACCAGTTCCGTGGCCGCCATTGGTGTCCCGGCGCCGGGCACGCTGGGAACCGAAGCCACCCGGACGACCTTGGCTGAACTGGTCAGCGATTACAAGAAATCAAAATACCTGGCCGAACAGGCAGCGCTGAAAGCCGCACGTACCGGGTTGGATGTCGTGATCGTGAATCCCTCGACGCCGATTGGGGCGCACGATGTCAAACCGACTCCCACCGGGGAGATCGTGCTGCGGTTTCTGCAAGATCGTATGCCCGCGTATGTGCACACAGGGCTGAACCTGATTGATGTGGAAGACGTGGCGCGTGGGCACATCCTGGCTTGGCAAAAAGGCCGCACGGGGGAACGCTACATTTTGGGCAATCAGAATCTGACGTTAAAAGAGATGCTGCAAAGGTTGGCAGTCATCACGGGCAAATCCGCACCACGCTTCGCGGTGCCGCATTTCCTCCCGCTGGCTGTGGCGTTTGTAGATGAAATGATCCTGGCGCGGTATTTTGGCAAAACACCCCAGGTGTCGTTTTACTCGGTACAGATGTCGCGCAAGGCGATGTATTATGACGCGGCCAAGGCGGTGCGGGAATTAGGCCTGCCGCAACAACCGATTGAGCGGGCACTGGAAAAAGCCGTGCGCTGGTTCGAGGCCAATGGTTACGTATGA
- a CDS encoding YjbQ family protein, whose translation MSNVALSPVETRPRVEAKEGTYKVAATTLVLGTNARVQMKNITHEIAEVVAQTSIRDGIVQVSSLHTTAGLILNEVQEALLDDVTTMFEQVVPRGVYYKHNDPQLSDCDRKNADSHLRAVVVGHSLSIPVENGRLKLGTWQQVLFTEFDGPNTRRLHVQVMGI comes from the coding sequence ATGAGTAATGTGGCACTTTCGCCTGTTGAGACCAGACCACGTGTCGAAGCCAAGGAGGGCACTTATAAAGTGGCCGCGACCACGCTGGTGCTGGGAACGAATGCGCGTGTGCAGATGAAAAACATCACGCACGAGATTGCCGAGGTCGTGGCGCAAACCTCCATTCGTGATGGCATCGTGCAAGTCTCTTCACTGCACACGACCGCTGGTTTGATTCTCAATGAGGTGCAAGAGGCCCTGTTGGACGATGTCACAACCATGTTCGAGCAGGTCGTGCCACGTGGCGTGTATTACAAACACAATGACCCTCAGCTTTCAGATTGCGACCGCAAAAATGCCGATTCACATTTGCGCGCAGTCGTCGTAGGTCACAGTCTTTCCATCCCGGTTGAGAACGGACGGCTCAAACTGGGCACGTGGCAACAGGTGCTGTTCACGGAATTTGATGGGCCGAATACGCGGCGCTTACACGTGCAGGTGATGGGGATTTAA
- a CDS encoding type 2 isopentenyl-diphosphate Delta-isomerase: MTITPEIVNRKLSHFELCAHQDVEFRHKTTWFEHVELVPQALTDACLETIDLSVEILGKQLNYPLIITGMTGGVDEVGVFNREMAALAERWGLGFGVGSQRVMLRYPESATSFQVRAEAPNVLLFGNLGIAQARELSTRETVGLAEAIGADALCIHFNTAMEVIQERGDHDFRGSLVALRRLVSEAPLPIIAKETGCGFARETGAQLVEAGVRWVDVSGAGGTSWVGVETIRNRANRELGEAFWDWGLPTAASVCELQPLGLNLIASGGMRTGLQAVKALALGAKAVGMALPLLRAYVTGGIEAVETYLHGFIDELRVAVMLCGCASVAELTPAHTVIGGRLLEWLEQRNDSKRS, encoded by the coding sequence ATGACAATCACACCGGAAATCGTCAATCGCAAGCTGAGTCACTTTGAGCTTTGCGCGCATCAGGATGTTGAATTTCGCCATAAAACCACCTGGTTTGAACACGTGGAATTGGTGCCGCAAGCCTTAACCGACGCCTGTCTGGAAACCATTGACCTCAGTGTCGAAATTTTAGGCAAACAACTCAATTATCCATTGATCATTACGGGAATGACGGGGGGAGTGGATGAGGTGGGTGTATTTAATCGCGAGATGGCTGCCCTGGCGGAGCGCTGGGGTCTTGGCTTTGGCGTGGGGTCGCAACGCGTAATGTTGCGTTATCCTGAATCCGCTACCAGCTTTCAAGTGCGTGCCGAAGCGCCCAATGTGCTCTTGTTTGGAAACCTCGGTATTGCGCAGGCGCGCGAATTGAGCACGCGCGAAACAGTGGGACTAGCTGAGGCGATTGGCGCGGATGCCCTGTGCATTCATTTCAATACGGCGATGGAAGTGATCCAGGAGCGCGGCGATCATGACTTTCGCGGTTCGCTGGTGGCTTTGCGGCGGCTGGTGAGCGAAGCGCCTCTCCCGATTATTGCCAAAGAGACAGGTTGCGGCTTTGCCCGCGAAACAGGCGCGCAACTGGTGGAGGCGGGGGTGCGATGGGTGGATGTGTCGGGTGCCGGGGGAACTTCGTGGGTAGGAGTTGAGACGATTCGTAATCGCGCCAATCGCGAACTCGGCGAAGCTTTTTGGGACTGGGGGCTGCCGACAGCAGCCAGCGTGTGTGAATTGCAGCCATTAGGGCTTAACTTAATTGCCTCCGGGGGAATGCGCACGGGGTTGCAAGCCGTAAAGGCCCTGGCCCTGGGAGCCAAAGCGGTCGGGATGGCATTGCCCTTGCTGCGCGCCTACGTCACGGGTGGCATTGAGGCGGTTGAAACCTACTTGCATGGATTCATTGACGAATTGCGTGTGGCAGTTATGTTATGCGGTTGTGCAAGTGTGGCGGAATTGACCCCCGCCCATACGGTCATCGGGGGCCGGTTGCTGGAATGGTTGGAACAACGAAATGACAGCAAGCGGAGTTGA
- a CDS encoding glycosyltransferase family 39 protein, with the protein MRPRYTLALLLLFLFLIFAATSFKPALLDDADATHAEAAKEMLERSDGVTLYVNGVRYLEKAPLLYWAVAASFKVFGFNAFAVRFSTVIAIVLLALSLYHFGRWAYSDRAGLYAAAAIGTCLGMYLFTRAMIPEALLTLWFTLAHYCFLRGFFGEGQAKRWYYGVYASVGVALVTKGLIGVVFVAGPIGLFLLLTRSLTEIKNMRLPSGTFLALVIAAPWHLLAGWRNPHFFWFYFINEQFYRFLGKRYPHDYNKVPFTFYWLMHLAWLFPWSVATPLLAMQRPSLVRQANRSRLINLYLFLWAGVILLFFNFSTSQEYYTFPCYAPLALLLGAAFANAETNAKAQRYLIWSQGVLAALALCVAALLLTLVWQARHVQPTGELANWLNQAPADATQYTLSLGHFFDLTTHAFAILRVSALGAALVFALGFPSAFLLRRRQQHGRAAVTMVAAMGALFLCANLAQQKFEPVLSSRSLADAIRQRWEPEAKIVFNGEYETGSSLAFYTRQQVSLLDGKVNGMWFGAQYPDCPPVFLEQADLRRLWQGEARIFLFTEESKQEKARRVLDGLPLYLLAKRGGKSVWMNCP; encoded by the coding sequence ATGCGACCAAGATATACCCTGGCACTCTTACTGCTGTTTCTCTTCCTGATTTTTGCCGCCACTTCCTTCAAACCAGCGCTGTTGGATGATGCCGACGCCACGCACGCCGAAGCCGCCAAAGAGATGCTCGAACGCAGTGACGGCGTGACGCTGTACGTCAATGGCGTGCGCTATCTGGAAAAAGCCCCGTTGCTGTATTGGGCTGTCGCGGCCTCCTTCAAGGTATTCGGCTTCAACGCCTTTGCCGTGCGCTTTTCCACCGTCATCGCCATCGTGTTGCTGGCCCTCAGCCTGTATCACTTCGGACGTTGGGCTTATTCCGACCGGGCGGGACTTTATGCCGCTGCCGCCATCGGTACCTGTCTGGGCATGTATCTGTTCACGCGCGCCATGATTCCCGAAGCTTTGCTTACGCTCTGGTTCACCCTGGCGCATTATTGCTTTCTGCGTGGCTTTTTTGGCGAAGGCCAAGCGAAACGCTGGTATTACGGCGTGTATGCCAGCGTCGGTGTGGCGCTGGTGACAAAAGGGTTGATCGGTGTTGTCTTTGTGGCGGGGCCGATTGGTTTGTTTCTGTTGCTTACGCGCAGTCTGACTGAAATCAAAAACATGCGGCTGCCAAGCGGCACGTTCTTGGCACTGGTCATCGCCGCGCCCTGGCATTTGCTGGCGGGCTGGCGCAATCCGCATTTCTTCTGGTTCTATTTCATCAACGAACAGTTTTACCGCTTTCTCGGCAAACGCTATCCACACGATTACAACAAAGTCCCCTTCACCTTTTACTGGTTGATGCACCTGGCTTGGCTCTTTCCCTGGAGTGTCGCGACGCCGTTGCTCGCCATGCAGCGCCCCTCCCTAGTGCGCCAAGCCAATAGATCACGGCTGATCAATCTCTATCTTTTCCTCTGGGCCGGAGTGATTTTGCTCTTCTTCAATTTCTCGACCAGCCAGGAGTATTACACCTTCCCTTGTTACGCGCCCCTCGCACTGTTGCTGGGCGCGGCCTTTGCCAATGCCGAAACCAACGCCAAAGCGCAGCGTTACCTGATCTGGTCGCAGGGTGTGTTGGCCGCGTTGGCCTTGTGTGTTGCCGCTTTGCTCTTGACGCTCGTCTGGCAAGCCCGCCACGTGCAACCGACAGGCGAGCTAGCTAATTGGCTCAATCAGGCACCCGCCGATGCCACGCAATACACGCTCTCGCTCGGCCATTTCTTCGATCTGACCACACATGCCTTTGCCATATTACGCGTGTCTGCGCTGGGCGCGGCCCTGGTCTTTGCGCTGGGGTTTCCAAGCGCGTTTCTGTTGCGCCGCCGCCAACAACACGGACGCGCCGCCGTAACGATGGTGGCGGCGATGGGCGCACTTTTCCTCTGCGCCAACCTCGCGCAACAGAAGTTCGAGCCGGTCTTGTCTTCGCGATCTCTCGCCGATGCGATTCGGCAGCGTTGGGAGCCGGAGGCAAAAATCGTCTTCAATGGGGAATACGAGACAGGCTCGTCGCTGGCGTTTTACACGCGGCAACAGGTGTCGTTGCTCGACGGCAAAGTGAACGGGATGTGGTTCGGCGCGCAATATCCCGATTGCCCGCCGGTGTTTTTGGAGCAGGCCGATTTGCGCCGCTTGTGGCAGGGCGAAGCGCGCATCTTTTTATTCACGGAAGAAAGCAAGCAAGAGAAAGCGCGGCGCGTGCTGGATGGATTGCCGCTCTATTTGCTGGCGAAGCGCGGGGGGAAAAGTGTGTGGATGAATTGCCCTTGA